The region AACCATACTCATGTAATAAAGTTATATTCAGTAATTTTTGCAAACTAGCCAAATCGTACAAACGAATATTAGTGTCTGTGCGCATAGGCTGCAAAACATTATATCTTTTTTCCCAAATACGAATCGTATGGGCTTTAATACCGGAAAGATTTTCGAGATCTTTTATACTAAAAACGTTTTTGATATTGTTTATCATTATCTAATATTTGATAAACAAATATAGTTTTTTTATGTTAAAAATCTAAAATATATCGCAAAATTTAAAACAGATCAAAATACAAGTCTCCAAAAAAAATCCTTCCCTTCGCTTTAAAAAAAAAAAACTTATTGTTACAACCCGATAAATTTATAAAAAACAGCAAAGTAATATTATTCTTTAAGAATGGATTGGATCTAAAAAAAAGCAACAAAATAAGTTTCATTTTAACACAAACTAACTGAAAATCAGTACCTTTATGTTAAATATTTTAAGTTTTTAACATAATGATAAGTAACTATGTATAATGAGATGTTAAAAAACAGAATTGAAGCAGGTATATTACTTTCAGAAAGATTAAAAAAGTACCGAAACACGAATTCAGTTGTACTCGCCATTCCCCGGGGCGGAGTTCCCATTGGAGCCATTATTGCTAAAAACTTACAACTCCAACTAGATATTGTCTTATCTAAAAAAATAGGACATCCCCAAAATAAAGAATTTGCCATTGGTGCCGTATCAATGGATGCAATGATTATTGACAAATATTCTGAAATTCCAACAGCATATATTGATGAAGAAATTATTAGACTCCGAAAATTATTGCAAGAAAAATACAAACTTTACATGCATCAACGCAAACCTATTGATATAAAAGGAAAAAACATAATCATTGTTGACGACGGAATAGCCACTGGCAATACACTCTTGGTAAGTATTGCCATGTTACGAAAAAAGCAACCAGCAAAAATCATAGTCGCGGTACCCATTTTACCCTATGAAGCCATACAAACATTCGAAGAAAATACCGATGAATTAATTTACCTAATAGCTTCAAAAAACTTTAGAGCTGTTGGTCATTTTTACGAAGAATTTAATCCTGTAGAAGACCCTGAAGTAATCCAATTGCTGCTTAATACGAACCCAAATCAATAAAAAGCACAACCTACTAATTATTCATTTTAAATTTTTATAACATGAAGAAATTAGAAATAGACATCCCTTTAACTTCTGCAATACTAAAGGGAGATTTGGTAATTCCTGAAGACGCAATAGGAATAGTTATTTTTTCACACGGAAGCGGCAGTAGCAGATTAAGCTTCAGAAACCGAATGGTTTCCGACTTATTACAAAAACAAAAAATTGCCACCTTACTATTTGATTTACTTACAGAAGAAGAAAATCAAATTTATGAAAACCGATTTAATATCGATTTATTAGTCAGTCGACTGATTGAAACCACAGAATGGATTATGGAACAAAACGACACAAAAAATCTACCTATCGGCTATTTTGGCGCAAGCACAGGAGCGGCATCGGCATTGAGAGCGGCAGCCTATTTTGGCAAACCAATAAAAGCAGTAGTCTCTCGCGGAGGCAGACCAGATATGGCCATAAACGCCATCCATCAGGTTACTGCTCCCACATTATTGATTGTTGGAGGCATGGATATACCTATAATTCTTATGAATAAAATGGCGTTTGACGAATTAGAATCCGTCAAAGAGATGAAAATAATTGCCGGCGCAACCCATCTTTTTGAAGAACCGGAAAAATTGCAAGAAGTGGCTGAATTAGCCATTATCTGGTACAAAAGATACTTCACTAAAACATAAAACCATCTTAGAACTAAATTTTTAAAACTCCCATTATTATTCTTAATCTGATGTTTACACTTTTACTATCGAAATCAAACAAAATACTGAAAAAACATCCAGTTCTATAAATCAAAACACTGTCCCATAAAAAAAGCCCCAAACGGGGCTTTTTCAGTATAATAACTTGAACTTATTTGCTCAAATACATTTTTCTTCTAGAGTACAATTCGTAGAATTGGTCGTCTTTCAAGTCATCAATAAACAAGATGCTTTCTCCGGTTGATTTCATTTCAGGTCCTAATGCTTTGTTTACATTTTGGAATTTACTGAAAGAGAAAACCGGTTGCTTGATTGCATATCCTTTCAACTGTGGGTTAAAAGTAAAATCGGTTACTTTATTGTGACCTAACATCACTTTAGTAGCATAATTCACATAAGGCTCTCCGTATGCTTTTGCAATAAACGGCACCGTACGAGACGCTCTAGGATTGGCCTCG is a window of Flavobacterium acetivorans DNA encoding:
- a CDS encoding phosphoribosyltransferase yields the protein MLKNRIEAGILLSERLKKYRNTNSVVLAIPRGGVPIGAIIAKNLQLQLDIVLSKKIGHPQNKEFAIGAVSMDAMIIDKYSEIPTAYIDEEIIRLRKLLQEKYKLYMHQRKPIDIKGKNIIIVDDGIATGNTLLVSIAMLRKKQPAKIIVAVPILPYEAIQTFEENTDELIYLIASKNFRAVGHFYEEFNPVEDPEVIQLLLNTNPNQ
- a CDS encoding dienelactone hydrolase family protein is translated as MKKLEIDIPLTSAILKGDLVIPEDAIGIVIFSHGSGSSRLSFRNRMVSDLLQKQKIATLLFDLLTEEENQIYENRFNIDLLVSRLIETTEWIMEQNDTKNLPIGYFGASTGAASALRAAAYFGKPIKAVVSRGGRPDMAINAIHQVTAPTLLIVGGMDIPIILMNKMAFDELESVKEMKIIAGATHLFEEPEKLQEVAELAIIWYKRYFTKT